Proteins encoded within one genomic window of Streptomyces sp. NBC_01314:
- a CDS encoding HAD family hydrolase: MGMNGVGAHIVWDWNGTLFHDNEAIIGATNAAFAELGIEAITLERYRELYCVPVPKFYERLIGRLPTDEEWEAMDVVFHRYYSEHRVACGLTDGVPGLLTQWLSAGRSQSILSMYEHEELVPLVREFGIEPHFVRVDGRTGPSGGSKAEHMVRHLRRLVGVEPRRTVVIGDAADDAVAARHVGAQAVLYTGGSHSRASLEWVGVPVVDTLEEAVAEAERLAA; the protein is encoded by the coding sequence ATGGGGATGAACGGAGTCGGGGCACATATCGTCTGGGACTGGAACGGGACCTTGTTCCATGACAACGAGGCGATCATCGGGGCGACGAACGCGGCGTTCGCGGAGTTGGGGATCGAGGCGATCACGCTGGAGCGGTACCGGGAGCTGTACTGCGTGCCGGTGCCGAAGTTCTATGAGCGGTTGATCGGGCGGCTGCCCACGGACGAGGAGTGGGAGGCCATGGACGTGGTCTTCCACCGGTACTACTCGGAGCACCGGGTCGCCTGTGGGCTGACCGACGGTGTGCCGGGACTGCTCACGCAGTGGCTCTCGGCGGGGCGCAGTCAGTCGATCCTCAGCATGTACGAGCATGAGGAACTGGTCCCGCTGGTCCGGGAGTTCGGGATCGAGCCGCACTTCGTCCGGGTCGACGGGCGGACCGGGCCCTCCGGGGGCAGCAAGGCCGAGCACATGGTGCGGCATCTGCGCCGGCTCGTGGGCGTGGAGCCGAGACGGACCGTCGTGATCGGGGATGCCGCCGATGACGCCGTCGCCGCCCGGCACGTGGGAGCGCAGGCCGTGCTCTACACCGGGGGCTCCCACAGCAGGGCCAGCCTGGAGTGGGTCGGGGTGCCCGTCGTGGACACCCTGGAGGAGGCCGTCGCGGAGGCCGAGCGGCTGGCCGCGTAG
- a CDS encoding response regulator: protein MAGSSFGPMRDEGADEVSAGMGSTADSSRKEPIRVLVVDDHALFRRGLEIVLAAEEDIQVVGEAGDGAEAVDKAADLLPDIVLMDVRMPKRGGIEACTSIKEVAPSAKIIMLTISDEEADLYDAIKAGATGYLLKEISTDEVATAIRAVADGQSQISPSMASKLLTEFKSMIQRTDERRLVPAPRLTDRELEVLKLVATGMNNRDIAKELFISENTVKNHVRNILEKLQLHSRMEAVVYAMREKILEIR, encoded by the coding sequence ATGGCGGGCAGCAGTTTCGGACCGATGCGTGACGAGGGTGCCGACGAAGTCTCCGCCGGTATGGGCTCGACCGCGGACTCCTCGCGCAAGGAGCCGATCCGGGTCCTCGTCGTGGACGACCACGCGCTTTTCCGCCGCGGTCTGGAGATCGTGCTCGCCGCCGAGGAGGACATCCAGGTCGTCGGCGAGGCCGGTGACGGGGCGGAGGCGGTCGACAAGGCCGCGGATCTGCTGCCCGACATCGTGCTGATGGACGTACGGATGCCCAAGCGTGGTGGTATCGAGGCGTGCACCTCCATCAAGGAGGTGGCCCCCAGCGCGAAGATCATCATGCTGACGATCAGCGACGAGGAGGCCGACCTCTACGACGCGATCAAGGCGGGGGCGACCGGTTATCTCCTCAAGGAGATCTCCACGGACGAGGTGGCCACGGCCATTCGCGCGGTCGCCGACGGACAATCGCAGATCAGCCCCTCGATGGCGTCGAAGCTGCTCACCGAGTTCAAGTCCATGATTCAGCGGACCGACGAGCGGCGCCTCGTGCCGGCCCCGCGGCTGACGGACCGGGAACTGGAAGTGCTCAAGCTCGTGGCGACCGGGATGAACAATCGGGACATCGCCAAGGAGCTGTTCATTTCCGAGAACACCGTGAAGAACCACGTACGCAACATCCTGGAGAAGCTGCAGCTGCACTCCAGGATGGAGGCCGTGGTGTACGCGATGCGGGAGAAGATCCTCGAAATCCGCTAG
- a CDS encoding winged helix-turn-helix domain-containing protein, translated as MTSLPRPTTELTADEARRIALRAQGFLGAPDRRSGVRGVLRHLGAVQLDTISVLARSHELIPYARLGAVGRATVDSAYWTAAPAGAPSARPHAFEYWSHAACILPIEEWPHFAFRRRAYRARPHWGHQLPDGAYDRVIKQLRTEGPLTATELGGAKRTSEWWDWSGEKVAVERALMYGEVVCVERRGWKRVYDLAERAIPDALLHDELDDTECVRRLVRQAGEALGVGTRADIADYHRLKGEQFDAVVADAGLVPVTVEGWAKPAWADPAALAAPPRGRHRTTLLSPFDSLIWERARTERIFGFTHRLEAYVPKQKRVHGYFAMPVLSGGRLVGRVDPARDGRTLVAKQVTLDGPKAIPAVAQALLEAATWVDCTDVRVERVDAPELREPLVRAVA; from the coding sequence ATGACCTCCCTCCCGCGCCCCACCACAGAACTCACCGCAGACGAGGCCCGCCGAATCGCCCTCCGGGCGCAGGGCTTCCTCGGCGCCCCGGACCGCAGATCCGGCGTCCGCGGCGTTCTGCGACACCTGGGCGCGGTCCAACTCGACACCATCTCGGTCCTGGCCCGCTCCCACGAACTCATCCCGTACGCCCGCCTCGGCGCCGTGGGCCGCGCCACGGTCGACAGCGCCTACTGGACGGCCGCACCCGCCGGCGCGCCTTCGGCACGACCCCACGCCTTCGAGTACTGGTCCCACGCCGCCTGCATCCTCCCCATCGAGGAATGGCCCCACTTCGCCTTCCGCCGCCGCGCCTACCGGGCCCGCCCCCACTGGGGCCACCAGCTCCCGGACGGCGCCTACGACCGCGTCATCAAACAGCTCCGCACCGAGGGCCCCCTCACGGCCACGGAACTGGGCGGCGCGAAACGCACCAGCGAATGGTGGGACTGGTCCGGCGAGAAGGTCGCCGTCGAACGCGCCCTGATGTACGGCGAGGTGGTCTGCGTGGAGCGCCGCGGCTGGAAGCGGGTGTACGACCTCGCGGAGCGCGCGATCCCGGACGCTCTGCTGCACGACGAGCTGGACGACACTGAGTGCGTGCGCCGCCTGGTCCGCCAGGCCGGCGAGGCCCTCGGCGTCGGCACCCGCGCGGACATCGCCGACTACCACCGCCTCAAGGGCGAGCAGTTCGACGCGGTGGTCGCCGACGCGGGCCTGGTCCCGGTGACGGTGGAGGGCTGGGCCAAGCCTGCCTGGGCCGACCCCGCGGCGCTGGCCGCACCCCCGCGCGGCCGCCACCGCACCACGCTGCTGTCCCCGTTCGACTCCCTGATCTGGGAACGGGCCCGCACGGAACGCATCTTCGGCTTCACCCACCGCCTGGAGGCCTACGTCCCCAAGCAGAAGCGCGTCCACGGCTACTTCGCGATGCCGGTCCTGTCCGGCGGCCGACTCGTCGGCCGCGTCGACCCCGCCCGCGACGGCCGCACCCTGGTCGCCAAACAGGTCACTCTCGACGGCCCCAAGGCGATCCCGGCCGTGGCCCAGGCCCTTCTGGAGGCGGCGACCTGGGTGGACTGCACGGACGTACGCGTGGAGCGGGTGGACGCCCCGGAACTACGGGAGCCTCTGGTGCGCGCGGTGGCCTAG
- a CDS encoding DJ-1/PfpI family protein: MTPKILIVTGDAAESLEVLYPYQRLREEGYDVHIAAPSRKKLRFVVHDFEPGYDTYTEKPGYTWPADLAFSEVDPGQYVAVVVPGGRAPEYLRNDPELRKILKSFFDTDKPVAQICHGPLLTAAVDALHGRRVTAYPALELDMQAAGATFQDAETVVDGTLVSARAWPDHSSWMREFLTVLRAKAPVT, from the coding sequence ATGACGCCCAAGATCCTGATCGTGACCGGCGACGCGGCGGAGTCACTGGAGGTCCTGTACCCCTACCAACGCCTCCGCGAGGAGGGGTACGACGTCCATATCGCCGCCCCCAGCCGCAAGAAGCTCCGGTTCGTCGTCCACGACTTCGAACCGGGCTACGACACCTACACCGAGAAGCCCGGCTACACCTGGCCCGCCGACCTGGCCTTCTCCGAGGTCGACCCCGGCCAGTACGTCGCCGTCGTGGTCCCCGGCGGCCGGGCCCCGGAGTACCTGCGCAACGACCCCGAGCTGCGCAAGATCCTCAAGTCCTTCTTCGACACCGACAAGCCGGTCGCCCAGATCTGCCACGGGCCGCTGCTCACCGCCGCCGTGGACGCCCTGCACGGCCGCCGCGTCACCGCGTACCCCGCCCTCGAACTCGACATGCAGGCCGCCGGTGCCACCTTCCAGGACGCCGAGACCGTCGTCGACGGCACCCTCGTCTCCGCCCGCGCCTGGCCGGACCACTCCAGCTGGATGCGCGAGTTCCTGACGGTGCTGCGGGCGAAGGCGCCGGTGACGTAA
- a CDS encoding GNAT family N-acetyltransferase — translation MEPVTLTTERLLLRTVDRRDTATVYAAAQDPDIQRWTTIPSPYLREHAEGFVERAVPEGWATASMFTFGLFLPAGELAGMLGITMRSPGTGEIGFWATKEHRRNGYITEATRAAAHWSFTTLTLDRLEWRAEVGNTASRTVAEHTGFTLEGTLRSALDNNGVRRDCWIASLLPSDLGLPSPAPYLPARG, via the coding sequence ATGGAACCCGTCACCCTGACCACCGAGCGCCTGCTGCTGCGCACCGTGGACCGGCGCGACACCGCCACGGTGTACGCGGCTGCGCAGGACCCGGACATCCAGCGCTGGACCACGATCCCCTCGCCGTACCTGCGTGAGCACGCGGAGGGTTTCGTCGAGCGGGCCGTTCCCGAAGGCTGGGCCACCGCCTCGATGTTCACCTTCGGCCTCTTCCTCCCCGCCGGGGAGCTGGCGGGGATGCTCGGCATCACCATGCGCTCCCCCGGCACCGGCGAGATCGGCTTCTGGGCCACCAAGGAGCACCGCCGCAACGGCTACATCACCGAGGCCACCCGCGCCGCCGCCCACTGGTCCTTCACCACCCTCACCCTCGACCGCCTCGAATGGCGCGCCGAAGTGGGCAACACCGCCTCCCGCACGGTCGCCGAACACACCGGCTTCACCCTCGAAGGCACCCTCAGATCCGCCCTCGACAACAACGGGGTCCGCCGCGACTGCTGGATCGCGTCCCTGCTCCCCTCGGACCTGGGCCTGCCGTCTCCGGCGCCCTATCTACCGGCACGGGGATGA
- a CDS encoding ComF family protein has translation MRGWWQDLTDLVLPAECGGCGRLRAVLCPECRAALTGTAPCRVRPVPEPSGLPVVHAAAPYEDAVRATLIAHKERGALALARPLGTALAGAVRAGGDGPVLLVPVPSARRAVRARGHDPARRIALAAAGELRRTGTPARVAGVLRQRRAVADQSGLDSRQRLHNLAGALEVAAGGTRLLGSGPVVLVDDLMTTGASLAEAARAVRSARDGWATEPRHSAAERKAKEEVRTQGVTGMAGVDGARDRISAAVVAAPPDSFQINRN, from the coding sequence ATGCGGGGGTGGTGGCAGGACCTCACGGATCTGGTGCTGCCGGCCGAGTGCGGAGGCTGCGGGAGGCTTCGCGCGGTGCTCTGCCCGGAGTGCCGCGCGGCTCTGACCGGGACCGCGCCGTGCCGGGTGCGGCCGGTGCCGGAGCCGTCGGGGTTGCCCGTGGTGCACGCGGCGGCCCCGTACGAGGACGCGGTGCGGGCCACGCTGATCGCGCACAAGGAACGGGGTGCGCTGGCGCTCGCCCGACCGCTCGGCACGGCCTTGGCAGGGGCCGTACGGGCGGGTGGGGACGGGCCGGTGCTGCTGGTCCCGGTGCCGTCCGCGCGGCGGGCGGTGCGGGCGCGGGGGCACGACCCGGCACGGCGGATCGCGCTCGCGGCCGCCGGGGAGCTGCGGCGTACCGGGACGCCGGCCCGGGTGGCCGGGGTGCTGCGGCAGCGGCGGGCCGTGGCCGATCAGTCGGGGCTGGACTCCCGGCAGCGGCTGCACAACCTCGCGGGTGCCCTGGAGGTGGCCGCCGGGGGTACCCGGCTGCTGGGCAGCGGGCCGGTCGTGCTCGTGGACGACCTGATGACGACGGGTGCCTCGCTCGCGGAGGCGGCACGGGCGGTGCGGTCGGCCCGGGACGGATGGGCGACCGAGCCGCGGCACTCCGCCGCGGAACGAAAGGCGAAGGAGGAGGTGCGCACACAAGGCGTGACGGGAATGGCGGGCGTGGACGGCGCCCGAGACAGGATCAGCGCGGCGGTGGTCGCCGCGCCACCCGACTCTTTCCAAATAAACCGGAACTGA
- the secA gene encoding preprotein translocase subunit SecA, with the protein MSVLSKIMRAGEGKILRKLHRIADQVNSIEEDFVDLSDAELRALTEEYKQRYADGETLDDLLPEAFATVREGAKRALGQRPYDVQIMGGAALHLGYVAEMKTGEGKTLVGTLPAYLNALSGEGVHLITVNDYLAERDSEMMGRVHKFLGLEVGCILANMTPAQRREQYACDITYGTNNEFGFDYLRDNMAWSKDELVQRGHNFAIVDEVDSILVDEARTPLIISGPADQATKWYGDFAKLVTRLKKGEPGNQLKGIEETGDYEVDEKKRTVAIHESGVAKVEDWLGIDNLYESVNTPLVGYLNNAIKAKELFKKDKDYVVMDGEVMIVDEHTGRILAGRRYNEGMHQAIEAKEGVDIKDENQTLATITLQNFFRLYKRHDHNGKERPGLCGMTGTAMTEAAEFHQIYKLGVVPIPTNRPMVRKDQSDLIYRTEVAKFEAVVDDIVEKHEKGQPILVGTTSVEKSEYLSQQLSKRGVQHEVLNAKQHDREATIVAQAGRRGAVTVATNMAGRGTDIKLGGNPDDLAEAELRQRGLDPEEHIEEWAHALPEALTKAEAAVKAEFEEVKELGGLYVLGTERHESRRIDNQLRGRSGRQGDPGESRFYLSLGDDLMRLFKAQMVERVMSMANVPDDVPIENKMVTRAIASAQSQVEQQNFETRKNVLKYDEVLNRQREVIYGERRRVLEGEDLQEQIQHFTDDTIEAYITAETAEGFAEEWDLDRLWGAFKQLYPVKVTVDELEEAAGDRAGLTAEFIAESIKDDITEQYQARETQLGSEIMRELERRVVLSVLDRKWREHLYEMDYLQEGIGLRAMAQKDPLVEYQREGFDMFTAMMEGIKEESVGYLFNLEVQVEQQVEEVPVEDSKPSLDKSDAVPAQAGASRPEIRAKGLEAPQRRDRLHFSAPTVDGEGGIVEGDLPEDEPVRSEADGLTRAERRKQQGKTSRRRKK; encoded by the coding sequence GTGTCCGTCCTCTCGAAGATCATGCGTGCAGGCGAAGGCAAAATCCTGCGCAAGCTGCACCGCATCGCGGACCAGGTCAACTCCATCGAAGAGGACTTCGTCGACCTCTCCGACGCCGAGCTGCGGGCCCTCACCGAGGAGTACAAGCAGCGGTACGCCGACGGTGAGACCCTCGACGACCTGCTCCCCGAGGCGTTCGCCACCGTGCGCGAGGGCGCCAAGCGCGCCCTCGGCCAGCGCCCCTACGACGTGCAGATCATGGGTGGCGCCGCGCTCCACCTCGGCTATGTCGCCGAGATGAAGACCGGTGAGGGCAAGACCCTCGTCGGCACACTGCCCGCTTATCTGAACGCGCTGTCCGGTGAAGGTGTCCACCTGATCACGGTCAACGACTACCTGGCCGAGCGCGACTCCGAGATGATGGGCCGCGTCCACAAGTTCCTGGGCCTGGAAGTCGGCTGCATCCTCGCCAACATGACGCCGGCCCAGCGCCGCGAGCAGTACGCGTGCGACATCACCTACGGCACGAACAACGAGTTCGGTTTCGACTACCTCCGCGACAACATGGCGTGGTCCAAGGACGAGCTCGTCCAGCGCGGCCACAACTTCGCGATCGTCGACGAGGTCGACTCCATCCTCGTCGACGAGGCCCGTACGCCGCTGATCATCTCCGGCCCGGCCGACCAGGCCACCAAGTGGTACGGCGACTTCGCCAAGCTGGTCACGCGCCTGAAGAAGGGCGAGCCCGGCAATCAACTCAAGGGCATCGAGGAGACCGGCGACTACGAGGTCGACGAGAAGAAGCGCACGGTCGCCATCCACGAGTCCGGCGTCGCCAAGGTCGAGGACTGGCTGGGCATCGACAACCTCTACGAGTCGGTGAACACCCCTCTGGTGGGCTACCTGAACAACGCCATCAAGGCCAAGGAGCTCTTCAAGAAGGACAAGGACTACGTCGTCATGGACGGCGAAGTCATGATCGTCGACGAGCACACCGGCCGTATCCTCGCCGGCCGCCGCTACAACGAGGGCATGCACCAGGCGATCGAGGCGAAGGAAGGGGTGGACATCAAGGACGAGAACCAGACGCTCGCCACGATCACCCTGCAGAACTTCTTCCGCCTCTACAAGCGCCACGACCACAACGGCAAGGAACGGCCCGGCCTCTGTGGCATGACCGGTACGGCGATGACCGAGGCCGCCGAGTTCCACCAGATCTACAAGCTCGGCGTCGTCCCGATCCCGACGAACCGGCCGATGGTCCGCAAGGACCAGTCCGACCTGATCTACCGCACCGAGGTCGCGAAGTTCGAGGCGGTCGTCGACGACATCGTCGAGAAGCACGAGAAGGGCCAGCCGATCCTCGTCGGTACGACGTCGGTCGAGAAGTCCGAGTACCTGTCCCAGCAGCTGAGCAAGCGCGGTGTCCAGCACGAGGTGCTCAACGCCAAGCAGCACGACCGGGAGGCGACGATCGTCGCCCAGGCCGGCCGCAGGGGCGCCGTGACCGTCGCCACCAACATGGCCGGCCGTGGTACGGACATCAAGCTCGGCGGCAACCCCGACGACCTCGCCGAGGCGGAGCTGCGTCAGCGTGGTCTCGACCCCGAGGAACACATCGAGGAGTGGGCCCACGCCCTGCCCGAGGCCCTCACGAAGGCCGAGGCAGCGGTCAAGGCGGAGTTCGAGGAGGTCAAGGAGCTCGGCGGGCTCTACGTCCTCGGCACCGAGCGGCACGAGTCCCGCCGTATCGACAACCAGCTGCGTGGTCGTTCCGGCCGTCAGGGCGACCCCGGCGAGTCCCGTTTCTACCTGTCGCTGGGCGACGACCTGATGAGGCTCTTCAAGGCCCAGATGGTCGAGCGTGTGATGTCCATGGCGAACGTGCCGGACGACGTCCCGATCGAGAACAAGATGGTCACCCGTGCGATCGCCTCCGCCCAGTCCCAGGTCGAGCAGCAGAACTTCGAGACCCGGAAGAACGTCCTCAAGTACGACGAGGTCCTCAACCGGCAGCGCGAGGTCATCTACGGCGAGCGCCGCCGCGTCCTGGAGGGCGAGGACCTGCAGGAGCAGATCCAGCACTTCACGGACGACACCATCGAGGCGTACATCACCGCCGAGACCGCCGAGGGCTTCGCCGAGGAGTGGGACCTCGACCGGCTGTGGGGTGCCTTCAAGCAGCTCTACCCGGTGAAGGTCACCGTCGATGAGCTGGAGGAGGCCGCCGGAGACCGGGCCGGGCTGACCGCCGAGTTCATCGCCGAGTCCATCAAGGACGACATCACCGAGCAGTACCAGGCGCGTGAGACACAGCTCGGCTCCGAGATCATGCGTGAGCTCGAGCGCCGGGTCGTCCTCTCCGTGCTGGACCGCAAGTGGCGCGAGCACCTCTACGAGATGGACTACCTCCAGGAGGGCATCGGCCTGCGCGCGATGGCCCAGAAGGACCCGCTGGTCGAGTACCAGCGCGAGGGCTTCGACATGTTCACCGCCATGATGGAGGGCATCAAGGAGGAGTCCGTCGGCTACCTGTTCAACCTGGAGGTCCAGGTCGAGCAGCAGGTCGAGGAGGTCCCGGTCGAGGACTCGAAGCCGTCCCTGGACAAGAGCGACGCGGTGCCGGCCCAGGCGGGTGCGTCCCGGCCGGAGATCCGCGCCAAGGGCCTGGAGGCCCCGCAGCGCCGTGACCGCCTCCACTTCTCCGCGCCGACCGTCGACGGCGAGGGCGGCATCGTCGAGGGCGACCTGCCCGAGGACGAGCCCGTCCGCTCCGAGGCCGACGGCCTCACCCGCGCGGAGCGCCGCAAGCAGCAGGGGAAGACCAGCCGCCGCCGCAAGAAGTGA
- the hpf gene encoding ribosome hibernation-promoting factor, HPF/YfiA family: MDIVVKGRKTEVPERFRKHVAEKLKLEKIQKLDGKVISLDVEVSKEPNPRQADRSDRVEITLHSRGPVIRAEAAASDAYAALDLAADKLEARLRKQHDKRYTRRGARRLTAAEVADHVPGVATLNGNGYVADEEKPDGVPTKKIGSLEVKGEGPLVVREKTHVASPMTLDQALYEMELVGHDFYLFVDSETKEPSVVYRRHAYDYGVIHLSTDPMVAQAHSDAAGGALGG; the protein is encoded by the coding sequence GTGGACATCGTCGTCAAGGGCCGCAAGACCGAGGTGCCCGAGCGGTTCCGCAAGCACGTGGCCGAGAAGCTGAAGCTGGAGAAGATCCAGAAGCTCGACGGCAAGGTGATCAGCCTCGACGTCGAGGTGTCCAAGGAGCCCAACCCCCGACAGGCCGACCGCAGTGACCGGGTGGAGATCACGCTCCACTCGCGGGGGCCGGTGATCAGGGCCGAGGCAGCGGCAAGCGATGCGTATGCGGCGCTCGACCTGGCGGCGGACAAGCTGGAAGCCCGGCTGCGCAAGCAGCACGACAAGCGTTACACGCGCCGAGGCGCGCGCAGGCTCACGGCCGCGGAGGTCGCCGACCACGTCCCCGGCGTGGCGACCCTCAACGGCAACGGATACGTCGCCGACGAGGAGAAGCCGGACGGCGTGCCCACCAAGAAGATCGGCTCGCTGGAGGTCAAGGGCGAAGGCCCCCTCGTCGTCCGCGAGAAGACCCATGTCGCTTCCCCGATGACCCTCGACCAGGCTCTCTACGAGATGGAGCTGGTCGGGCACGACTTCTACCTCTTCGTCGACTCCGAGACCAAGGAACCCAGTGTCGTCTACCGGCGGCATGCCTACGACTACGGCGTCATCCACCTCAGCACGGACCCGATGGTCGCCCAGGCGCATTCGGACGCCGCGGGTGGCGCGCTCGGCGGCTGA
- a CDS encoding Rv3235 family protein, protein MNKVMTRTRRDPGTRPPVRHDTRRPGRTPARTTPGGGRPSTPRSTAPATPPPPRTAPTAPLAGPVPHPRPTDRFADLLLAVLSGRRPVHSMLRHTAGRAYDELAWLAEHGTLRTPHGAHPVVRDIGYYVAGPGALEVFARIGAGDRLRAMAFRLEHGPDHRWRCTAVELGGPRLPHPNDD, encoded by the coding sequence ATGAACAAGGTCATGACCAGGACCAGGCGCGACCCCGGCACCCGCCCACCCGTCCGCCACGACACCCGCCGCCCCGGCCGCACCCCGGCCCGCACGACCCCGGGAGGGGGCCGCCCGTCCACGCCCCGGTCCACAGCACCCGCGACGCCGCCCCCGCCCCGCACGGCGCCCACGGCACCCCTCGCCGGGCCCGTCCCCCACCCCCGTCCCACCGACCGCTTCGCCGACCTCCTCCTCGCCGTGCTGAGCGGCCGGCGCCCGGTCCACAGCATGCTGCGCCACACCGCGGGGAGGGCCTACGACGAACTGGCCTGGCTGGCCGAACACGGCACCCTGCGCACTCCTCACGGCGCCCACCCCGTCGTCCGCGACATCGGCTACTACGTGGCAGGTCCGGGCGCTCTGGAGGTCTTCGCCCGCATCGGCGCCGGCGACCGCCTCCGCGCCATGGCCTTCCGCCTGGAACACGGCCCCGACCACCGCTGGCGCTGCACAGCGGTGGAACTCGGCGGCCCGAGGCTCCCCCACCCGAACGACGACTGA